CATACTATGCCCTGTTTAACTACGCTCTGATGCCCAGTTTGCAGCAGTTCAACAAGATTATTGCGCATGAGTTGAATATTGTGATTGATCAGGATGATTTGCTCAAAGCGGATGCGCCATTGCGCCATCAATTATTAGAAAAGCTGGGGGTGACCGTCCATCGTGCTGATAGTGAAATGAAGCATGAATTTGAGCAAGCGATGTCGATAGACTTAATGTCCTCAGAGATGACACAAGCCCTCGATTCACCGACGGAAGTACGATTATTGCTGGGAGATGAGAGTTATATTCTGTGGGTTAAAATCAATAAATTACCTAACTCCATCATTCGCGTGCCATTGTCAGAGTTGCAAGAAGAGGACTTTATTCCTTTATTTCGCAATAGTTTGATTATGGCCTTACTGATCATTGCTGGTGGTTGGTTATTTATTCGATTGCAAAATCGTCCATTGCTGGAGTTAGAGAAAGCCGCTAAAGGCGTTGGACGAGGAGAAATTCCTGCGCCCATTCCTGAAAGAGGCGCGTCAGAAATCCGTTTGGTGACGCGTGCCTTTAATCGGATGTCCAAGGGGATACAACAGCTAGAAGAAGATCGGGCCCTGTTGATGGCAGGGATCAGTCATGATTTACGCACACCGCTAACACGTATCCGCTTAGCAACCGAAATGATGTCGCCCGAAGACAGCTACCTTGCTGAAGGCATTATTAGTGATACTGAAGAGTGTAATGAGATCATTAGCCAGTTTATGGATTATCTTAAACCGGTAAATAAGGACACGTTTGAGCTTGTTGACCTCAATACTATCGCGAATGAGGTTGCCATTGCAGAAGGCAGTTATGAACAAGTAATAGAGACAGAATTGAGTCTCTTGCCGCTGGAAGCTTTGGGCAGTCCAATTGCGATTAAACGCGCTGTGACTAACCTTGTCGTCAATGCTCAGCGTTATGGTAATGGTTGGATAAAGATCAGTACGGGCATGACCGCCGACAAAAAACTGGTATGGGCCTGCATTGAAGATAATGGCCCGGGGATCGAGCCATCTCAGGTGGCAAAACTGTTTGAACCTTTTACTCGCGGGGATACAGCACGGGGTAGTGAAGGGACGGGATTAGGACTCGCGATTGTTAAGCGTATCGTTAGCCAGCATTCAGGGTCGGTCACGATGCGTAATCGCAGCGATGGCGGCTTGATGGCACAGATCAGTTTTCCAACCCAATAACGCCGTTTATATGCTGCTCTGATTGGTTACTCGCCTTCCCATCACCTGATATGAAGGCGAATACGACATCCTTTAGGCTTTGGAATACATATCTCGCTCACCAAGCCAACGATCAATGATAGCCGCTGCATTATCGGGGTACTGCTGGTGAATATGACGCGAAATACGTTGAACTTCAGGAATTAAGTGCTGATCACGGATTAAATCAGCGATTTTAAAATCAGCTAAACCGGTTTGTTTGGTTCCGAGCAGTTCACCCGGTCCACGGATTTCTAAGTCTTTCTGAGCGATAACAAAACCGTCGTTACTCTCACGCAAAACGCCTAAACGCTTTTGTGCTGTTTTAGATAAAGGAGAGTGGTAAAGCAAGACGCAGTGACTAGCAACGGAGCCCCTTCCAACTCGGCCTCTTAACTGATGCAGTTGAGCCAAACCAAGACGCTCTGGATTTTCAATGATCATCAAACTGGAGTTGGGCACATCTACACCGACTTCAATAACGGTCGTTGCAACCAACAAATGCAGCTTATTGTCTTTAAAGTCCTGCATTACCGCTTGTTTCTCATTGGGTTTCATTCGACCATGGACTAAGCCAATTTTTACGTCGGGCAATGTACGTTGCAGCTCTTCGGCGGTGTCGGCGGCGGCTTGCGCTTCTAAAACCTCAGACTCATCAATCAGTGTACACACCCAATACGCTTGTTTACCTTCGTTTAGACAAGCATGTCGAACACGTTCTACGATGTCGTCACGTTTGGTATCAGGTATGGCAACAGTCTGAATTGGCGTTCGGCCCGGTGGTAATTCATCAATCACCGAGGTTTCAAGATCGGCATACGCCGTCATCGCTAGGGTTCTTGGTATTGGCGTGGCTGTCATGATCAACTGATGAGGATACACGCCTTGTTTGGTGCCTTTCTCCCTCAGTTCTAAGCGCTGGTGAACGCCGAATCGATGTTGTTCATCAATAATGACTAAGGCTAGGCGTTTGAATTCGACGTGTTGTTGAAATAGCGCATGAGTGCCAACCACCATTTGTGCTTCACCACTGGCAATCCTGGCCAGCTCAGTTTGCTTTGCTTTCCCTTTCAATTTGCCTGCTAACCAGCCAACTTGGATGCCCATTTTTTCAAACCACTGCGAAAAATTAATGGCGTGCTGTTCAGCGAGTAATTCTGTCGGAGCCATTAAAGCCACTTGATAACCATGTTCGATTGCTCGGACGGCGGCAAGGGCGGCAACCAATGTTTTGCCTGAACCAACATCACCTTGCACTAGGCGCATCATCGGATGTGCTTGTTCGAGATCGGCTTCAATTTCTTTTACGACGCGCGATTGAGCATTGGTCGGAGAAAAGGGCAATTGCTGAAGTAACTGTTGCTTTAATGTATCACAAGCGGTGAGAGGGAGCGCAGCATCTTGCTTTCCTTTACTCCGTACAGCCAACATGGATAGATTTTGTGCCAGTAATTCTTCGAGAA
This window of the Vibrio azureus genome carries:
- the recG gene encoding ATP-dependent DNA helicase RecG, encoding MSAQLLSAVPLTSLSGVGAKVAEKLAKVGLHNVQDLLFHLPLRYEDRTRIYPMVKLHAGLWAAVQGKVMAVDTTFGKRKMLTVKVSDGNGTVTLRFFNFTAAMKNNFSQGKPVHAYGEIKRGAMGLEIVHPDYKFYLNEQQPDVEQSLTPVYPTTEGLRQITLRNLTDQALTLLDKAAVQELLPTGLYPNQLSMAQALHTIHRPPPNINLTLFDQGKHPAQIRLILEELLAQNLSMLAVRSKGKQDAALPLTACDTLKQQLLQQLPFSPTNAQSRVVKEIEADLEQAHPMMRLVQGDVGSGKTLVAALAAVRAIEHGYQVALMAPTELLAEQHAINFSQWFEKMGIQVGWLAGKLKGKAKQTELARIASGEAQMVVGTHALFQQHVEFKRLALVIIDEQHRFGVHQRLELREKGTKQGVYPHQLIMTATPIPRTLAMTAYADLETSVIDELPPGRTPIQTVAIPDTKRDDIVERVRHACLNEGKQAYWVCTLIDESEVLEAQAAADTAEELQRTLPDVKIGLVHGRMKPNEKQAVMQDFKDNKLHLLVATTVIEVGVDVPNSSLMIIENPERLGLAQLHQLRGRVGRGSVASHCVLLYHSPLSKTAQKRLGVLRESNDGFVIAQKDLEIRGPGELLGTKQTGLADFKIADLIRDQHLIPEVQRISRHIHQQYPDNAAAIIDRWLGERDMYSKA
- the envZ gene encoding two-component system sensor histidine kinase EnvZ; this translates as MRIRSSFTQSILLFITLLLASQAFSYYALFNYALMPSLQQFNKIIAHELNIVIDQDDLLKADAPLRHQLLEKLGVTVHRADSEMKHEFEQAMSIDLMSSEMTQALDSPTEVRLLLGDESYILWVKINKLPNSIIRVPLSELQEEDFIPLFRNSLIMALLIIAGGWLFIRLQNRPLLELEKAAKGVGRGEIPAPIPERGASEIRLVTRAFNRMSKGIQQLEEDRALLMAGISHDLRTPLTRIRLATEMMSPEDSYLAEGIISDTEECNEIISQFMDYLKPVNKDTFELVDLNTIANEVAIAEGSYEQVIETELSLLPLEALGSPIAIKRAVTNLVVNAQRYGNGWIKISTGMTADKKLVWACIEDNGPGIEPSQVAKLFEPFTRGDTARGSEGTGLGLAIVKRIVSQHSGSVTMRNRSDGGLMAQISFPTQ